The following are encoded in a window of Chthoniobacterales bacterium genomic DNA:
- a CDS encoding DUF5069 domain-containing protein, whose protein sequence is MKTPCSDYVATGGIFFFARMLDKLRLKEQGLLPADYNYPGCPVHDCFDGYFCRFFGIDVPQLVECVRGGGTNDEILAWCFENFGRPDEDKIKFWNNFVVKRGWRDDSTGELQEVKRASGFGDRADIQTWVDYHDADEGRVPRTNESFV, encoded by the coding sequence ATGAAGACGCCCTGCAGCGATTACGTAGCGACCGGAGGCATATTTTTCTTTGCTCGAATGCTGGATAAGCTCCGCCTGAAGGAGCAGGGCCTCCTTCCTGCCGACTACAACTATCCTGGTTGTCCCGTGCACGACTGCTTCGATGGCTACTTCTGCCGTTTCTTCGGCATCGATGTTCCGCAATTAGTCGAGTGTGTGCGCGGGGGCGGGACGAATGACGAAATCCTCGCCTGGTGCTTCGAAAACTTTGGCCGGCCCGACGAAGACAAGATCAAGTTCTGGAATAACTTTGTCGTGAAACGCGGTTGGCGCGACGACAGCACCGGCGAGCTGCAAGAGGTAAAGAGAGCGAGCGGCTTCGGGGATCGGGCTGATATCCAAACGTGGGTCGATTACCACGACGCCGATGAAGGCCGGGTGCCGCGAACGAACGAGAGCTTTGTCTGA
- a CDS encoding AraC family transcriptional regulator, which yields MTNLKLPVRDLPNGAGKIEPAFAKERRASISLLESLTPGEKMKNGNHHSNGVEPVRIWKARNFIRDHCGEELSLGAVARAANTSPNYFSEKFKEATGMNFVHYVARTRFEKAAALLRERNLRVSEIAFATGFQSLSQFNRVFRKFAGKSPTEYRAKLRNGAKRS from the coding sequence ATGACAAACCTCAAGCTCCCGGTCCGCGATCTTCCAAACGGCGCCGGCAAGATAGAGCCAGCCTTTGCCAAGGAACGACGAGCCTCAATTTCCCTCCTGGAGTCTCTTACTCCAGGAGAGAAAATGAAAAACGGAAATCACCATTCCAATGGCGTCGAACCAGTCAGGATCTGGAAGGCGCGCAATTTTATTCGCGACCATTGCGGCGAAGAGTTGTCGTTAGGCGCGGTGGCCCGGGCGGCGAACACCAGCCCAAATTATTTCAGCGAAAAATTCAAGGAAGCGACTGGAATGAATTTTGTGCACTACGTGGCGCGGACCCGTTTCGAGAAAGCGGCGGCGCTCTTGCGCGAACGCAATCTCCGGGTGAGCGAAATCGCTTTCGCGACCGGCTTCCAATCCCTTTCGCAATTCAACCGGGTCTTCCGGAAGTTCGCGGGCAAATCGCCCACGGAATATCGTGCCAAGCTCCGGAATGGAGCGAAGCGGAGTTGA
- a CDS encoding cytochrome c3 family protein, whose amino-acid sequence MRLARLTRWFIGKREKLWWVVGGSAALTLILLSCSSMESGHAIVAPPSIPGAEFVGSDECATCHDTIVRDFRTASHARLKAQGDNAKSMGCESCHGPGSLHVKGGGDRSKIVNPRKSPTTCFQCHTDVRSSFDLPHHHPVLEGKVSCTDCHNPHKGDAIKGGGTNMPQSVKGGSIAMLGPNGACLQCHTSQRGPYVFEHEAIREGCITCHSPHGSVNQKLLTQRSANLCLKCHFQQQTSDGKILIADNDHTSRIQQGTCWSAGCHEAVHGSQVNQHFRY is encoded by the coding sequence GTGCGACTCGCGAGGCTCACTCGTTGGTTCATCGGTAAGCGCGAAAAGCTCTGGTGGGTGGTCGGCGGCAGCGCGGCGCTCACTCTCATTCTTCTTTCCTGCAGCAGCATGGAGTCGGGCCACGCGATTGTGGCGCCGCCGAGTATTCCGGGCGCGGAATTCGTCGGGTCGGACGAGTGCGCCACCTGTCACGACACGATCGTGCGGGATTTCCGGACCGCGAGCCATGCGCGCCTGAAAGCGCAGGGCGACAACGCCAAGAGCATGGGGTGCGAATCGTGCCACGGCCCCGGAAGTCTCCACGTCAAGGGTGGGGGAGACCGGAGCAAGATTGTGAATCCGCGGAAATCGCCGACGACCTGTTTCCAGTGCCACACCGATGTCCGTTCCTCATTTGATTTGCCGCATCATCACCCTGTCCTCGAAGGCAAGGTGAGCTGCACGGATTGCCATAACCCGCACAAGGGCGACGCCATCAAAGGCGGCGGAACCAACATGCCGCAAAGCGTGAAGGGCGGAAGCATCGCGATGCTGGGCCCGAACGGAGCCTGCCTGCAATGTCATACCTCCCAGCGGGGGCCCTATGTCTTCGAACACGAAGCGATCCGGGAGGGATGCATTACCTGCCATTCGCCGCACGGCTCGGTGAACCAGAAACTGCTCACCCAGCGGAGCGCGAATCTCTGCCTCAAGTGCCACTTCCAGCAGCAGACCAGCGACGGCAAGATTCTCATCGCCGACAACGATCATACGAGCAGGATCCAACAAGGCACCTGCTGGTCGGCTGGTTGCCACGAAGCGGTCCACGGTTCGCAGGTGAACCAGCATTTCCGCTACTAA
- a CDS encoding cytochrome c biogenesis protein ResB, translated as MLRKFVALIPSLKLTIACLAAAMALIFAGTIAQVHLGIWEAQQRYFQSLFVWWPAEGRGFRIPIFPGGHLIGGVLLVNLIAAHAKRFQWNWRKLGIHLTHAGLIIMLAGGLFTDLFAVESHMRLNWGDTKNYSEDSRRMELAVIDTSDAELDQVTAIPEALLRRGGTIEHKSLPFRIAVRNFFQNSRLKMASEAGEGRKPIANRGPGAQVVVEPAPRATGVNDRDLVTAVIEILGPEGSLGTWLVSDALGAPQTFTAGGKTWQIAMRPARYYKPYSVTLQKFTHERYVGTEIPKNFASTVTLIDPERDVNRNVLIYMNHPLRYRGETYYQAGFERDDRTTILQVVRNPSFLAPYLACIIVGIGLLVQFGSHLIGFSRRRRALAT; from the coding sequence ATGCTGCGCAAGTTCGTTGCCCTCATCCCTTCCCTGAAGCTGACCATTGCCTGCCTGGCCGCGGCCATGGCCCTCATCTTCGCCGGCACGATCGCGCAGGTGCACCTCGGTATTTGGGAAGCGCAGCAGCGTTACTTCCAAAGCCTCTTCGTCTGGTGGCCGGCGGAAGGCCGCGGTTTTCGCATTCCGATTTTTCCCGGCGGCCATTTAATTGGCGGGGTGCTGCTGGTCAACCTGATCGCGGCGCACGCCAAGCGTTTTCAATGGAACTGGCGCAAGCTCGGCATTCATCTCACCCACGCCGGGCTCATCATCATGCTCGCGGGAGGCTTGTTCACGGACCTGTTCGCGGTCGAGAGCCATATGCGGCTGAACTGGGGGGACACCAAAAATTACTCGGAAGATTCTCGCCGAATGGAGCTGGCCGTCATCGACACCAGCGACGCCGAGCTCGACCAGGTGACTGCGATTCCCGAAGCGTTGCTGCGTCGGGGCGGAACCATCGAACACAAGAGCCTGCCCTTCCGGATCGCGGTCCGGAATTTCTTTCAAAACTCGCGTTTAAAGATGGCGAGTGAAGCAGGGGAAGGCCGGAAGCCGATCGCGAATCGAGGGCCGGGCGCGCAGGTCGTGGTCGAGCCGGCTCCGCGCGCGACCGGCGTAAACGACCGCGATCTCGTCACCGCGGTGATTGAAATTCTCGGGCCGGAGGGTTCGCTGGGAACGTGGCTGGTCTCCGATGCTCTCGGCGCGCCGCAAACATTTACGGCTGGCGGAAAGACCTGGCAGATCGCGATGCGGCCGGCGCGTTATTACAAACCATATAGCGTGACACTCCAGAAATTTACCCACGAGCGTTATGTCGGAACCGAAATTCCAAAAAACTTCGCGAGCACGGTGACGTTGATCGATCCGGAGCGGGATGTGAATCGAAACGTCCTGATTTATATGAATCACCCGCTCCGCTATCGCGGTGAGACCTACTACCAGGCTGGATTCGAGCGGGACGATCGCACTACGATTCTGCAGGTTGTGCGTAATCCCAGCTTTCTCGCGCCTTATCTCGCCTGCATCATCGTGGGGATCGGTCTGCTCGTGCAATTCGGATCGCACCTGATCGGCTTCTCGCGACGCCGCCGCGCCCTTGCCACATGA
- the ccsA gene encoding cytochrome c biogenesis protein CcsA, with translation MKRHFPWLVLAFAALWVVTSWWPTKTTGNQPDLVAFGKIPVLVGGRVKPIDTVARNSLLIIHGKQTLQLTNGQTITAMEWLADLLFKPAVADEYPLFVIQNAEVLGLFGWEQSDRKYFSFVELSPFFRQIDEQGQQSEKLESVQRSAYQSAVMNLRNALILFQKLKNSLRPEDAHDFSKELAAYTAAISPAAEAARQREMGENFDKSKLEAVAAFMERYETLSNMAYILTVPSPEGPQWQSVGAVLSLAPATGEIHPVVQTYAQIGDAYHAGDQAAFNQRVAALRDWFAKDQATATKRSSFEFLFNHVDPFTHSMYLYVLAFLLACGSWLGWNRPLNRAAFYLLLLSLAVHTFGLISRMYLQERPPVTNLYSSAIFIGWGAVIVSLILERIFRDGIGAACAGAIGFITLIIAHHLAGSGDTLEMLQAVLDTNIWLATHVVAITTGYSAMFLAGMLAMIYIVRGVFTSSLKKQTADSLARMTYGVVCFATLFSFVGTVLGGIWADQSWGRFWGWDPKENGAVLIVLWCAIILHARWGGFVRARGLMIMAIFGNIVTSFSWFGVNMLGVGLHSYGFMEKAFPWLCGFIASQLALMVAAAMPLERWRSFRVVPDGPRRKRARDQFVSPELAIETTND, from the coding sequence ATGAAACGACATTTTCCATGGCTCGTTTTGGCTTTCGCGGCCCTCTGGGTCGTGACGAGCTGGTGGCCGACGAAAACAACCGGCAATCAGCCGGACCTCGTGGCCTTTGGGAAAATTCCGGTGCTCGTGGGCGGCCGCGTTAAGCCGATCGACACCGTGGCGCGCAATTCGTTGCTCATCATTCACGGGAAACAGACACTCCAGCTAACGAACGGCCAAACGATCACGGCGATGGAATGGCTCGCCGACCTTCTTTTCAAGCCGGCGGTAGCGGATGAGTATCCGCTTTTTGTTATCCAGAACGCCGAGGTCCTCGGCCTGTTCGGCTGGGAACAAAGCGACCGGAAATATTTCAGCTTCGTGGAGCTCTCGCCATTTTTCCGCCAGATCGACGAACAGGGCCAGCAATCCGAGAAGCTCGAGTCGGTCCAGCGCTCAGCCTATCAAAGCGCCGTCATGAATCTGCGGAACGCGCTCATCCTTTTCCAGAAGTTAAAGAACAGTCTGCGCCCGGAAGACGCGCATGATTTTTCCAAGGAGCTCGCCGCTTACACCGCCGCCATTTCTCCCGCGGCGGAGGCCGCGCGGCAGCGGGAGATGGGAGAAAATTTCGACAAGTCGAAGCTCGAAGCGGTGGCGGCATTCATGGAGCGCTACGAAACCCTTTCGAACATGGCCTATATCCTCACCGTTCCCTCCCCGGAGGGCCCGCAGTGGCAATCCGTCGGTGCCGTTCTCTCCCTGGCCCCGGCGACTGGTGAAATCCATCCAGTCGTGCAGACGTATGCCCAGATCGGCGACGCCTATCACGCCGGCGATCAAGCCGCGTTCAATCAGCGTGTCGCCGCGCTTCGGGACTGGTTTGCGAAAGATCAGGCCACGGCAACCAAGCGGTCCTCTTTCGAGTTTCTCTTCAACCACGTCGATCCGTTCACCCACAGCATGTATCTCTACGTGCTCGCGTTTCTCCTGGCCTGCGGGTCGTGGCTCGGTTGGAACCGCCCGCTGAATCGCGCCGCGTTTTATCTCCTCCTTCTCTCGCTCGCGGTCCACACCTTCGGGCTGATTTCGCGGATGTATCTCCAGGAACGCCCACCCGTCACGAACCTCTATTCGTCCGCCATTTTCATCGGTTGGGGCGCGGTCATCGTCTCGCTGATTCTCGAACGCATTTTCCGTGACGGAATCGGCGCGGCCTGCGCGGGGGCGATCGGATTCATCACTCTTATCATTGCGCATCACCTGGCGGGTAGCGGCGACACCCTCGAAATGTTGCAGGCCGTCCTCGACACCAACATCTGGCTCGCCACCCACGTGGTCGCGATCACCACCGGTTATTCCGCCATGTTCCTCGCCGGCATGCTGGCCATGATTTACATCGTCCGGGGTGTGTTCACTTCTTCTCTCAAAAAGCAGACCGCCGATTCCCTCGCTCGAATGACCTACGGCGTCGTTTGTTTCGCCACTCTCTTCAGCTTCGTCGGCACCGTCCTCGGCGGGATCTGGGCCGACCAATCCTGGGGCCGCTTCTGGGGCTGGGACCCAAAGGAGAACGGCGCGGTCCTGATCGTTCTCTGGTGCGCGATCATTTTGCACGCCCGCTGGGGTGGATTCGTCCGCGCGCGCGGGCTGATGATCATGGCCATCTTCGGCAATATAGTGACCAGTTTCTCCTGGTTCGGCGTCAACATGCTCGGCGTCGGCCTGCATTCCTACGGATTCATGGAAAAGGCGTTCCCGTGGCTCTGTGGCTTTATCGCCAGCCAGCTCGCGCTGATGGTTGCCGCCGCGATGCCCCTCGAGCGCTGGCGCAGTTTTCGCGTTGTTCCGGATGGGCCGCGCCGGAAACGCGCTCGAGACCAATTCGTGTCTCCGGAGCTGGCCATCGAAACAACGAACGACTAA